From Mya arenaria isolate MELC-2E11 chromosome 1, ASM2691426v1, a single genomic window includes:
- the LOC128211328 gene encoding interferon alpha-inducible protein 27-like protein 2B isoform X2, whose amino-acid sequence MKKIYTHKGCKQLPCGQFLGVCGTWKNTILTQMKTMQMHSTPKDINPTNQNNSWLLLKKAALPLAVAGTGVVAAPLILSAAGFGASGIVAGSLAAKGMSFIAAWNGVGVVAGSTFAACQSAGVVGIAGSTLTGIGVTAGTATAVVQEGIQRIGKKSKNEENIDGSEEDEQSENEDEKGSDELHI is encoded by the exons ATGAAAAAGATTTACACTCATAAAG GTTGCAAGCAATTACCTTGTGGGCAGTTTCTAGGTGTTTGTGGAACTTGGAAAAACACTAT ATTGACACAGATGAAAACTATGCAGATGCACAGCACACCTAAAGAC ATCAACCCAACAAACCAAAATAATTCATGGTTGTTGTTAAAAAAAGCTGCATTGCCCCTAGCAGTCGCCGGGACCGGAGTTGTTGCCGCCCCACTAATTTTGTCCGCTGCAGGATTTGGCGCTAGCGGTATCGTTGCGGGATCCTTGGCCGCAAAAGGGATGTCCTTTATTGCAGCATGGAATGGCGTTGGCGTTGTTGCTGGAA GTACATTCGCGGCATGCCAGTCAGCGGGAGTGGTTGGAATAGCCGGAAGTACACTTACGGGGATCGGTGTGACTGCTGGAACAGCCACAGCTGTTGTACAAGAAGGGATACAACGCATAGGAAAGA aaagcaaaaATGAGGAAAACATTGATGGCTCTGAAGAAGACGAGCAATCAGAAAATGAGGACGAGAAAGGAAGTGACGAATTACATATTTAA
- the LOC128211328 gene encoding interferon alpha-inducible protein 27-like protein 2B isoform X1, which produces MVNMVHGRRFVDKVFPTNTSTQTRQHFLTGVLMKKIYTHKGCKQLPCGQFLGVCGTWKNTILTQMKTMQMHSTPKDINPTNQNNSWLLLKKAALPLAVAGTGVVAAPLILSAAGFGASGIVAGSLAAKGMSFIAAWNGVGVVAGSTFAACQSAGVVGIAGSTLTGIGVTAGTATAVVQEGIQRIGKKSKNEENIDGSEEDEQSENEDEKGSDELHI; this is translated from the exons ATGGTTAACATGGT ACATGGAAGAAGATTTGTAGATAAAGTATTTCCAACGAATACATCAACACAAACCAGGCAACATTTCCTTACAGGAGTTCTTATGAAAAAGATTTACACTCATAAAG GTTGCAAGCAATTACCTTGTGGGCAGTTTCTAGGTGTTTGTGGAACTTGGAAAAACACTAT ATTGACACAGATGAAAACTATGCAGATGCACAGCACACCTAAAGAC ATCAACCCAACAAACCAAAATAATTCATGGTTGTTGTTAAAAAAAGCTGCATTGCCCCTAGCAGTCGCCGGGACCGGAGTTGTTGCCGCCCCACTAATTTTGTCCGCTGCAGGATTTGGCGCTAGCGGTATCGTTGCGGGATCCTTGGCCGCAAAAGGGATGTCCTTTATTGCAGCATGGAATGGCGTTGGCGTTGTTGCTGGAA GTACATTCGCGGCATGCCAGTCAGCGGGAGTGGTTGGAATAGCCGGAAGTACACTTACGGGGATCGGTGTGACTGCTGGAACAGCCACAGCTGTTGTACAAGAAGGGATACAACGCATAGGAAAGA aaagcaaaaATGAGGAAAACATTGATGGCTCTGAAGAAGACGAGCAATCAGAAAATGAGGACGAGAAAGGAAGTGACGAATTACATATTTAA
- the LOC128228093 gene encoding interferon alpha-inducible protein 27-like protein 2 isoform X1 codes for MRLIGNVCVSVKLEQKIGYIKTGTFQTMELQGTPSNNNPTNNNSPSWINNTALPFAVAAASVVVAPIALSAVGFGAGGIVAGSWAAKGMSAIAVSNGVGASAGSFFAACQSAGAVGIASNTLTWIGALSGSVTAAVQKAINNNKGNGTNGDTEEDEESEEMMRRKEVTNHLIKCKHVKY; via the exons ATGCGTCTTATCGGAAACGTTTGCGTTTCAGTTAAATTAGAACAAAAAATAGGATACATAAAG ACTGGCACATTTCAAACTATGGAGCTGCAAGGAACACCTAGCAAC AACAATCCAACAAACAATAATTCACCGTCGTGGATTAATAATACTGCCCTGCCCTTTGCAGTCGCTGCAGCCTCGGTTGTCGTCGCTCCTATTGCTCTGTCCGCTGTAGGATTTGGCGCTGGAGGCATCGTTGCAGGATCTTGGGCAGCAAAAGGAATGTCAGCAATTGCGGTGTCGAATGGCGTTGGCGCCTCTGCCGGAA GCTTCTTCGCGGCATGCCAGTCAGCAGGAGCGGTTGGAATAGCCAGCAATACACTGACGTGGATCGGGGCATTATCCGGATCAGTAACAGCTGCTGTACAGAAAGCAATAA ATAACAACAAAGGTAACGGGACCAACGGTGACACAGAAGAAGACGAGGAATCAGAAGAAATGATGAGGAGAAAGGAAGTGAcgaatcatttaataaaatgtaaacatgttaaatacTAA
- the LOC128228093 gene encoding interferon alpha-inducible protein 27-like protein 2 isoform X2: MRLIGNVCVSVKLEQKIGYIKNNPTNNNSPSWINNTALPFAVAAASVVVAPIALSAVGFGAGGIVAGSWAAKGMSAIAVSNGVGASAGSFFAACQSAGAVGIASNTLTWIGALSGSVTAAVQKAINNNKGNGTNGDTEEDEESEEMMRRKEVTNHLIKCKHVKY; the protein is encoded by the exons ATGCGTCTTATCGGAAACGTTTGCGTTTCAGTTAAATTAGAACAAAAAATAGGATACATAAAG AACAATCCAACAAACAATAATTCACCGTCGTGGATTAATAATACTGCCCTGCCCTTTGCAGTCGCTGCAGCCTCGGTTGTCGTCGCTCCTATTGCTCTGTCCGCTGTAGGATTTGGCGCTGGAGGCATCGTTGCAGGATCTTGGGCAGCAAAAGGAATGTCAGCAATTGCGGTGTCGAATGGCGTTGGCGCCTCTGCCGGAA GCTTCTTCGCGGCATGCCAGTCAGCAGGAGCGGTTGGAATAGCCAGCAATACACTGACGTGGATCGGGGCATTATCCGGATCAGTAACAGCTGCTGTACAGAAAGCAATAA ATAACAACAAAGGTAACGGGACCAACGGTGACACAGAAGAAGACGAGGAATCAGAAGAAATGATGAGGAGAAAGGAAGTGAcgaatcatttaataaaatgtaaacatgttaaatacTAA